One Bradyrhizobium zhanjiangense DNA segment encodes these proteins:
- the murA gene encoding UDP-N-acetylglucosamine 1-carboxyvinyltransferase: MAPIQYIVEGGHRLSGSIEPSGNKNSALPIIAAALLTEHPVTLQNVPRIRDTETLVELIRSVGAAAEWTARNTLRIHAKSIRAADLDPELCVRIRASILLAGPLLARCGEVMLPPPGGDVIGRRRLDTHVLALEQLGAKVTATDRLEFRAPKLAGADVFLDEPSVTATENALVAAVAADGVTYLRNAASEPHVQDLANFLVALGAKIEGIGTNTMIVHGSATLGEATYSIQPDHIEVGSLIGLAAVTRSPLRIVRAGVEHLRSIRMGFERLGIVCRVEGDDLIVPSNQTLKIQDDFGGHVPKLEDQPWPAFPADLMSIAIVTATQCEGVILMFEKMFESRMFFVDKLIAMGARIVLCDPHRAIIAGPSRLRGAPMTSPDIRAGMAMLLAAVCAEGTSTINNADQIERGYERIEERLNALGAKIKRVPERKG, translated from the coding sequence GTGGCGCCCATCCAATACATCGTCGAGGGCGGTCACCGGCTCTCGGGCTCGATCGAGCCGTCCGGCAACAAGAACTCGGCGCTGCCGATCATCGCGGCGGCCCTGCTCACCGAGCATCCGGTGACGCTTCAGAACGTGCCGCGGATCCGCGACACCGAGACGCTGGTCGAGCTGATCCGCTCGGTCGGCGCCGCGGCGGAGTGGACCGCGCGCAATACGCTGCGCATTCATGCCAAGAGCATCCGCGCCGCCGATCTCGACCCCGAGCTGTGCGTGCGCATCCGCGCCTCGATTCTGCTCGCGGGCCCCCTGCTCGCCCGCTGCGGCGAAGTGATGCTGCCGCCACCCGGCGGCGACGTCATCGGCCGCCGACGGCTCGACACCCATGTGCTGGCGCTGGAGCAGCTGGGCGCAAAGGTCACCGCGACCGACCGGCTCGAATTCCGTGCGCCGAAGCTCGCCGGTGCGGACGTGTTCCTGGACGAGCCGAGCGTCACCGCGACCGAGAATGCGCTGGTTGCAGCGGTCGCCGCCGACGGTGTCACTTACCTGCGCAATGCTGCGTCCGAGCCGCATGTGCAGGATCTCGCCAATTTCCTGGTCGCGCTCGGCGCGAAGATCGAGGGCATCGGCACCAACACCATGATCGTGCACGGCTCGGCGACGCTGGGGGAAGCGACCTACTCCATTCAGCCCGACCATATCGAGGTCGGCTCGCTGATCGGCCTTGCCGCCGTGACGCGCTCGCCGTTACGCATCGTGCGCGCCGGTGTCGAGCACCTGCGCTCGATCCGCATGGGATTCGAGCGGCTCGGCATCGTCTGCCGCGTCGAGGGCGACGATCTCATCGTGCCCTCGAACCAGACGCTGAAGATCCAGGACGATTTCGGCGGCCACGTGCCGAAGCTGGAGGACCAGCCCTGGCCGGCCTTCCCGGCCGATTTGATGTCGATCGCGATCGTCACCGCCACGCAATGCGAGGGCGTGATCCTGATGTTCGAGAAGATGTTCGAATCGCGGATGTTCTTCGTCGACAAGCTGATCGCGATGGGCGCGCGCATCGTGCTGTGCGATCCGCACCGCGCCATCATCGCCGGCCCCAGCCGTCTGCGCGGCGCACCGATGACCTCGCCCGACATCCGCGCCGGCATGGCGATGCTGCTCGCCGCGGTCTGCGCCGAGGGCACCTCGACCATCAACAACGCCGACCAGATCGAGCGCGGCTACGAGCGCATCGAGGAACGGCTGAACGCACTGGGTGCGAAGATCAAGCGCGTGCCGGAACGGAAGGGCTGA
- a CDS encoding MATE family efflux transporter, translating into MLDTVQRHSQPQAGVPQNHLADEFAETLRLAVPMMLTQLGQIAMITTDLAMIGRLGEDAVAAAALAHTVYFVSFTFGLGLMSAVSPLAAQAFGAGDIRLIRRSLRVGLWVALLISLPMMASPLYGEQILLALGQAPDSAALAQRYLHGLAWGIAPALGFIALRSMMSAVNRPQAPLWITLAAIPANAALVYVLIHGLFGVPKLGLFGAGLATTLVNLGTFLAALTIAAWRKPFADYHPLAHFWRIDWPLMRQLIAIGAPISFSLLMEYGLFSSAALLMGLISTTALAAHQIALQVTAVLFMVPLGIGMAATVRVGHAFGRNEPAGVRRAGLVAAVLGIAFVAALTVAIILGRYELGRLFFGSSEASAPTVALTATLLLVGATFFIADALQTIMGGALRGINDTQMTLVFAATGYWCVGFPIAWVLAFHASLGAVGVWIGLSIGSFVYAGLLILRFGMLTRKLAG; encoded by the coding sequence ATGCTCGACACCGTCCAACGTCATTCGCAGCCGCAAGCCGGCGTGCCGCAAAATCATCTCGCCGATGAATTCGCCGAGACGCTGCGGCTGGCCGTGCCGATGATGCTGACGCAGCTCGGGCAGATCGCGATGATCACGACCGATCTCGCGATGATCGGCCGGCTCGGCGAGGACGCAGTGGCCGCGGCTGCGCTGGCGCATACGGTCTATTTCGTCAGCTTCACCTTCGGGCTCGGATTGATGTCGGCGGTGTCGCCGCTCGCTGCGCAGGCCTTCGGCGCCGGCGACATCAGGCTGATCCGCCGTTCCTTGCGCGTCGGGTTGTGGGTCGCGCTGCTGATCTCGCTGCCGATGATGGCCTCGCCGCTCTATGGCGAGCAGATCCTGCTCGCGCTCGGACAGGCGCCGGATTCCGCCGCGCTGGCCCAGCGCTACCTCCACGGACTGGCCTGGGGCATTGCGCCGGCGCTCGGCTTCATCGCGCTGCGCAGCATGATGAGCGCGGTGAACCGGCCGCAGGCGCCGCTGTGGATCACGCTCGCCGCGATCCCCGCCAATGCCGCGCTGGTCTATGTCCTGATCCACGGCCTGTTCGGCGTGCCGAAGCTCGGCCTGTTCGGCGCGGGGCTTGCGACCACGCTGGTCAATCTCGGCACCTTCCTCGCCGCGCTCACTATTGCCGCATGGCGAAAGCCGTTCGCGGACTATCACCCGCTCGCCCATTTCTGGCGGATCGACTGGCCCCTGATGCGCCAGCTCATCGCGATCGGCGCGCCGATCTCGTTCTCGCTGCTGATGGAATACGGCCTGTTCTCCTCGGCGGCGCTGCTGATGGGGCTGATCTCGACCACCGCGCTCGCCGCACATCAGATCGCGCTCCAGGTCACCGCCGTGCTGTTCATGGTGCCGCTCGGCATCGGCATGGCCGCCACCGTGCGCGTTGGCCACGCCTTCGGCCGCAACGAGCCGGCCGGCGTCCGGCGCGCGGGGCTCGTTGCCGCCGTGCTCGGCATTGCGTTCGTCGCGGCTCTGACTGTCGCGATCATCCTCGGCCGCTATGAGCTGGGACGGCTGTTCTTCGGCAGCAGCGAGGCCAGCGCGCCGACCGTCGCGCTGACCGCGACACTTTTGCTGGTCGGCGCGACTTTCTTCATCGCCGATGCGCTCCAGACCATCATGGGCGGCGCCCTGCGCGGCATCAATGACACCCAGATGACGCTTGTGTTCGCAGCAACAGGCTATTGGTGCGTCGGCTTCCCGATCGCCTGGGTCCTCGCCTTCCACGCCAGCCTCGGCGCGGTCGGCGTCTGGATCGGGCTGTCGATCGGATCGTTCGTTTATGCCGGCCTGTTGATCTTGCGCTTTGGCATGCTGACGCGCAAACTGGCGGGATGA
- a CDS encoding DUF2867 domain-containing protein, whose translation MTGSVREVTPDVDAGAVLSGAQFIDAFRVEVGATQLSAREACTRMVLHGPRWIDALTRLRNILVKPFGLKTSGEGAPAPYGMIGLFPVLSETPEQLIAGFDDYHLDFRVVVDVAGDGADQQVTLTTLVRTNNLLGRTYLTLIVPFHKLVARSMMGDIVEPAR comes from the coding sequence ATGACAGGCTCGGTTCGCGAAGTCACACCCGATGTCGATGCCGGCGCTGTGCTATCAGGCGCGCAGTTCATCGATGCCTTTCGTGTAGAGGTCGGCGCGACGCAATTGAGCGCCCGCGAGGCCTGCACCCGAATGGTGCTGCACGGGCCGCGCTGGATCGATGCGCTGACGCGCTTGCGCAACATCCTGGTGAAACCCTTCGGACTGAAGACGTCAGGCGAAGGTGCTCCGGCTCCGTACGGGATGATCGGCCTGTTTCCAGTGCTGAGCGAAACGCCGGAGCAGCTCATCGCCGGGTTTGACGACTACCATCTCGATTTCCGCGTCGTGGTTGACGTCGCCGGCGACGGGGCGGACCAGCAGGTGACATTGACCACGTTGGTGCGGACCAACAATCTGCTCGGGCGTACCTACCTCACGCTGATCGTACCGTTCCACAAGCTCGTGGCCCGCAGCATGATGGGAGACATCGTGGAGCCGGCCCGATGA
- a CDS encoding 2-hydroxychromene-2-carboxylate isomerase encodes MTLSVDLFCSYRSPFSYLALPKTLKLVAEYDLAVNLRPVYPLAVRVPGFFKKASPNFIRYVVLDSTRVAQHEGIPFRFPRPDPIVQDKTTLDVAVEQPYIHRLTRLGAMAQLEGRSLEFTDAIARVLWDGSVAGWNEGDHLARAAEKAGFDLAAMDAAITADPDRYEHVIAENEKDHAASGHWGVPTFVFENEPFFGQDRIDLLLWRMQGKGLKRR; translated from the coding sequence ATGACGCTGTCCGTCGATCTCTTCTGCTCCTACCGAAGTCCCTTCAGCTATCTGGCCCTGCCCAAGACACTGAAGCTCGTCGCCGAGTATGACCTCGCGGTCAACCTGCGGCCGGTCTACCCGCTCGCGGTCCGCGTGCCCGGATTCTTCAAGAAGGCCAGCCCGAACTTCATTCGCTATGTGGTGCTCGACAGCACGCGCGTGGCGCAGCACGAGGGCATTCCGTTCCGCTTCCCGAGGCCCGATCCGATCGTGCAGGACAAGACAACGCTCGACGTTGCGGTGGAGCAGCCTTACATCCACCGCCTGACCCGGCTGGGCGCGATGGCGCAGCTCGAAGGACGCTCGCTCGAATTTACAGACGCGATCGCGCGCGTGCTATGGGACGGTTCGGTGGCGGGATGGAACGAGGGCGATCATCTCGCGCGCGCGGCCGAGAAGGCCGGCTTCGATCTTGCCGCCATGGACGCCGCGATCACTGCCGATCCGGATCGCTATGAGCACGTGATCGCGGAGAACGAAAAGGACCACGCCGCCTCCGGCCATTGGGGCGTGCCGACCTTCGTGTTCGAGAACGAGCCGTTCTTCGGCCAGGACCGCATCGACCTCCTGCTCTGGCGCATGCAGGGCAAGGGACTGAAGCGGCGCTAG
- a CDS encoding FUSC family protein, with amino-acid sequence MTRTRELLDRIRARRTQLGLAIRVTVAAVAAYAIATALHLLLPLWAVLTSLIVTQMSVGRSLKATRDYMLGTIGGAIYGGAIAILIPYSGEAGLLGLLVLSVAPLAFIAAINPSLSAATVTAVIVLLVPTMHHSDPMTSAIDRVSEVAVGAITGLLVSFLVLPSRAVRQIRASAARLLELIADAFTELLAGLTRGRDNDALHRIQDGIGTAMVSLNAIGSEAERERAARLSSGPDTGPLLRTILRLRHDVVMIGRATVVPLPAEVQTRLAGPLTEVSMVIARFLRSAAAALREGAGAPPLHPVHVALQHYAEAVAAVRHDGLIRGQPSDTAERFFALGFSLEQMHQNLCDLDRVVGEWSEAAADKPARVAE; translated from the coding sequence ATGACACGCACAAGAGAGCTGCTCGACCGGATCCGGGCGCGACGGACGCAATTGGGGCTGGCGATCAGGGTCACCGTGGCGGCGGTCGCAGCCTATGCCATCGCCACCGCGCTGCATCTGCTCTTGCCGCTCTGGGCGGTGCTGACCTCGCTGATCGTGACCCAGATGAGCGTCGGCCGCTCGCTGAAGGCGACGCGCGACTACATGCTCGGCACTATCGGCGGCGCCATCTATGGCGGCGCCATCGCGATCCTGATCCCGTACTCCGGTGAAGCGGGCCTGTTGGGGCTTCTGGTGCTCTCGGTCGCCCCGCTCGCCTTCATCGCCGCGATCAATCCGAGCCTCAGTGCCGCGACGGTCACCGCCGTGATCGTGCTCCTGGTTCCGACCATGCATCACTCCGATCCCATGACCTCGGCGATCGATCGCGTCAGCGAGGTCGCGGTCGGTGCCATCACGGGCCTGCTCGTCTCCTTCCTGGTGCTGCCCTCGCGCGCGGTGCGGCAGATCCGCGCCAGCGCAGCAAGACTGCTCGAACTGATCGCCGATGCCTTCACCGAACTGCTCGCGGGCCTCACGCGCGGCCGCGACAACGACGCGCTGCACCGGATCCAGGACGGCATCGGCACTGCCATGGTCAGCCTCAACGCGATTGGCTCAGAAGCCGAGCGCGAGCGCGCCGCACGCCTGTCGAGCGGGCCGGATACCGGTCCCTTGCTGCGAACCATCCTGCGGTTGCGGCATGACGTCGTGATGATCGGCCGCGCCACCGTGGTGCCGCTGCCGGCCGAGGTGCAGACGCGGCTCGCAGGTCCGCTGACGGAGGTCTCGATGGTGATCGCGCGCTTCCTGCGTTCGGCCGCCGCAGCCTTGCGGGAGGGCGCCGGCGCGCCGCCGCTCCATCCGGTCCACGTTGCGCTCCAGCATTACGCCGAGGCGGTCGCCGCCGTCCGTCACGACGGTCTGATCCGCGGCCAGCCCAGCGACACCGCCGAGCGCTTCTTCGCGCTGGGCTTCTCGCTGGAGCAGATGCACCAGAACCTCTGCGATCTCGATCGCGTCGTCGGCGAATGGTCGGAGGCAGCGGCCGACAAGCCCGCGCGGGTGGCGGAGTGA
- a CDS encoding MmgE/PrpD family protein, producing the protein MAHETATLAAYVFNLKYQDIPAEVLDRAKVLTLDFLGSAIRARSEAESTPSMLKTLETLALDAKGESTVFGDAKTWTPAVAALLNGALGHSLDFDDTHADSSLHPSAPVVPAAFAVGEMVGASGRDVLTAIVAGYEVCCRLGNALDPTSHYARGFHPTATAGTYGAAAAAAKLFGLSEQQIIAAFGVSGSQAAGSLQFLVNGAWNKRYQVGAAAMNGVIAATLARNDFVGATESVEGKHGLLAGYTDDAHPGKAVAELGKSYETMKIGVKPYPSCRYTHAAIDALIAMRREHNLTPDQVKRVEIGLHRNGITLTGDAATKRHPTSIVGGQFSMFFTGALALDQGSFGWDDYNRLGDAAIDALADKFDVVQDDRLEIGRTHPFGARVSITTDDGVHERLYADPSGEPNSFPDTKAMQQKFLTLARPVLNARAEKFADAIMTLERFDRVAKATELGRQ; encoded by the coding sequence ATGGCCCACGAAACCGCAACGCTCGCCGCCTATGTCTTCAATCTGAAGTACCAAGATATTCCGGCGGAGGTGCTGGATCGCGCCAAAGTGCTGACGCTGGACTTCCTCGGCAGCGCCATCCGCGCCCGCAGCGAGGCGGAATCGACCCCGTCGATGCTGAAGACGCTGGAAACGCTTGCGCTCGATGCCAAGGGCGAATCCACCGTGTTCGGCGATGCCAAGACCTGGACGCCGGCGGTGGCGGCCCTGCTCAACGGCGCGCTGGGACATTCGCTCGACTTCGACGACACGCACGCCGATTCCTCGCTGCATCCGAGCGCGCCGGTGGTGCCGGCCGCCTTCGCGGTCGGCGAGATGGTCGGCGCGTCGGGCCGCGACGTGCTGACCGCGATCGTTGCGGGCTATGAAGTCTGCTGCCGGCTCGGCAATGCGCTCGACCCGACCTCGCACTACGCGCGCGGCTTCCATCCGACCGCGACCGCCGGCACCTATGGCGCGGCCGCGGCCGCCGCAAAACTGTTCGGCCTCTCCGAGCAGCAGATCATCGCCGCCTTCGGCGTCTCCGGCAGCCAGGCTGCCGGATCGCTGCAATTTCTGGTCAACGGCGCCTGGAACAAGCGCTACCAGGTCGGCGCCGCCGCGATGAACGGCGTGATCGCCGCGACACTGGCGCGCAACGATTTCGTCGGCGCGACGGAATCGGTCGAGGGCAAGCACGGCCTGCTCGCCGGCTACACCGACGATGCGCATCCGGGCAAAGCGGTGGCCGAGCTCGGCAAGAGCTACGAGACGATGAAGATCGGCGTCAAACCCTATCCGAGCTGCCGCTACACCCATGCGGCGATCGACGCGCTGATCGCCATGCGGCGCGAGCACAATCTGACGCCGGACCAGGTTAAGCGCGTCGAGATCGGCCTGCATCGTAACGGCATCACGCTCACCGGCGATGCCGCGACCAAGCGGCATCCGACCTCGATCGTCGGCGGCCAGTTCTCGATGTTCTTCACCGGCGCGCTCGCGCTCGACCAGGGCTCATTCGGCTGGGACGATTACAACCGCCTTGGCGATGCCGCCATCGACGCCCTCGCCGACAAGTTCGACGTGGTGCAGGACGACCGCCTCGAAATCGGCCGCACCCATCCGTTCGGCGCCCGCGTCAGCATCACGACGGACGATGGCGTGCATGAGCGGCTGTATGCCGATCCCTCGGGCGAGCCGAATTCGTTTCCTGACACGAAGGCGATGCAGCAGAAGTTTTTGACGCTGGCGCGGCCCGTGCTGAACGCACGCGCGGAGAAGTTTGCGGATGCGATCATGACGCTGGAGCGGTTCGACCGCGTGGCGAAGGCGACGGAGCTAGGGAGGCAATAG
- a CDS encoding serine hydrolase domain-containing protein produces the protein MTRRRKIVLLTTIACAGLALGAARAGDVPKVATGFVAGILCSETFVSGLDPRRTFTETNDAMPGTGLISWAMEYRVDRVRKDVTVTLFGLGRSHAVYREGLGCTLAHGEPLAEVMPPPDDRQPALLPEIAGPAIVPPQSPELATALDRAFDEPAQPPYRRTRAIVVMKAGRVIAERYAYGIGPETLLLGFSMTKSVISALTGVLVRQGKLKLDGPAPVAAWKHPDDPRHAISVDQLLRHTAGLALGSSLQASLGSAFEPVNRMKFVEADMATYAASMPLATAPGTAWNYHDGNTILLSHLIRNAAGGHPAAALHFARRELFVPLGMRHVTLQLDASGTIEGSSEMLASARDWARFGQLYLNDGVAGGKRILPEGWVSYSSSPTPNAWVGIGAGFWTNQGDSFGAKFRIAHGWPRDAFFAKGTIGQYTIVIPSERLVIVRMGRSPNWPPEADGVFDLVRDVVAATREKGKIAGAD, from the coding sequence GTGACCCGCCGCCGCAAGATCGTCCTCCTCACCACCATCGCCTGTGCCGGTCTCGCGCTCGGCGCAGCCCGCGCCGGCGACGTGCCGAAGGTCGCCACTGGCTTTGTCGCCGGCATCCTGTGCTCCGAGACCTTCGTCTCCGGCCTCGATCCGCGGCGCACGTTCACTGAGACCAACGATGCGATGCCCGGCACCGGCCTGATCAGCTGGGCGATGGAGTATCGCGTCGATCGCGTGCGCAAGGACGTTACGGTGACACTGTTTGGCCTCGGCCGCAGCCATGCCGTCTATCGCGAGGGGCTCGGCTGCACGCTCGCGCATGGCGAGCCGCTCGCCGAAGTCATGCCGCCGCCGGACGACAGGCAGCCCGCGCTGCTGCCCGAGATCGCCGGTCCGGCGATCGTGCCGCCGCAAAGTCCCGAGCTTGCTACCGCGCTCGACCGCGCCTTTGACGAGCCGGCACAGCCGCCTTATCGCCGCACCCGCGCGATCGTCGTGATGAAGGCGGGCCGCGTCATCGCCGAGCGCTACGCCTACGGCATCGGACCGGAGACGCTGCTGCTCGGCTTCTCCATGACCAAATCGGTGATCTCGGCGCTGACAGGCGTGCTGGTGCGTCAGGGCAAGCTCAAGCTCGACGGGCCCGCGCCGGTCGCCGCCTGGAAGCATCCGGATGACCCGCGCCATGCCATCAGCGTCGATCAATTGCTACGCCACACCGCAGGGCTGGCGCTCGGCAGCTCGTTGCAGGCCTCGCTCGGCTCCGCCTTCGAGCCGGTCAACCGCATGAAGTTCGTGGAAGCCGACATGGCCACCTATGCCGCGAGCATGCCGCTTGCGACCGCGCCGGGCACGGCGTGGAATTATCATGACGGCAACACCATCCTGCTCTCGCATCTGATCCGCAATGCGGCCGGTGGACATCCCGCAGCTGCACTGCACTTCGCGCGCCGCGAATTGTTCGTTCCACTCGGCATGCGCCATGTCACGCTCCAGCTCGACGCTTCAGGCACGATCGAGGGCTCGAGCGAGATGCTGGCATCGGCGCGGGACTGGGCGCGCTTCGGCCAGCTCTATCTCAATGACGGCGTCGCGGGCGGCAAGCGCATCCTGCCCGAGGGGTGGGTGAGCTATTCGTCCTCGCCCACGCCGAATGCCTGGGTCGGCATCGGTGCCGGCTTCTGGACCAACCAGGGCGACAGCTTTGGCGCGAAGTTTCGCATCGCGCACGGCTGGCCGCGCGATGCCTTCTTCGCGAAGGGCACGATCGGGCAGTACACGATCGTGATCCCCTCGGAGCGGCTGGTGATCGTGCGCATGGGACGCTCGCCGAACTGGCCGCCGGAAGCAGATGGCGTGTTCGACCTCGTGCGCGACGTGGTGGCCGCAACGCGCGAGAAGGGGAAGATAGCCGGGGCGGATTGA
- a CDS encoding AraC family transcriptional regulator, giving the protein MTFAATELAFRAASVALLLVLGASLVSDFGHVLAARLGAGFAIGSAAHAASYSVGVSSLVPAWHAPLIALSTGNIVVFWLFTRALFDDEFRLRWWHGLIWGLVTAFSFVNCLWIAPGGNVRLAVTIVNLIVLGFIALAVVQTINSWSADLVERRRRVRVFIVCTAALYGGANALLQIVVTGIEVGDIADTINAGVLVCIVAAIAYAMMRVDGAELFPVAAEAAPPLVLSQVPASEDAADQKLIDALMRLMADERIYRQENITIGVLANRLKIPEYRLRRLINQRLGYRNFNVFLNNHRIEEAKAALADPAQAEVPVITIAMDAGFQSLGPFNRAFKAVTGVTPTEYRRLKASTA; this is encoded by the coding sequence ATGACATTTGCTGCAACAGAACTGGCATTTCGCGCCGCGTCCGTGGCGCTGCTGCTTGTGCTAGGCGCGTCGCTCGTCTCTGATTTCGGACACGTGCTGGCAGCCCGGCTCGGTGCTGGCTTCGCGATCGGCTCGGCCGCGCATGCGGCGAGCTATTCGGTCGGCGTGTCGTCGCTGGTGCCGGCCTGGCATGCGCCGCTGATTGCGTTGTCGACGGGCAACATCGTGGTGTTCTGGCTGTTCACGCGCGCGCTGTTCGACGACGAGTTTCGTCTGCGCTGGTGGCACGGATTGATCTGGGGACTGGTGACCGCGTTCAGCTTCGTCAACTGTCTCTGGATCGCACCGGGCGGAAACGTTCGGCTTGCCGTCACCATCGTCAATCTGATCGTGCTCGGTTTCATTGCGCTTGCGGTGGTGCAGACGATCAATTCGTGGTCGGCCGATCTGGTCGAGCGCCGCCGCCGCGTTCGCGTCTTCATCGTCTGCACGGCCGCGCTCTATGGCGGGGCGAACGCGCTGCTCCAGATTGTCGTGACCGGAATTGAGGTTGGCGATATCGCCGACACGATCAATGCGGGCGTGCTCGTCTGCATCGTTGCGGCCATCGCCTATGCGATGATGCGCGTCGATGGCGCCGAGCTGTTTCCGGTGGCCGCGGAGGCCGCGCCGCCGCTGGTTTTGAGCCAAGTCCCGGCGTCAGAGGACGCCGCCGACCAGAAGCTCATCGATGCCCTGATGCGGCTGATGGCGGACGAGCGGATCTATCGCCAGGAGAACATCACCATCGGCGTGCTGGCGAACCGGCTGAAAATTCCCGAATACCGGCTGCGCCGGCTGATCAACCAGCGCCTCGGCTATCGCAACTTCAATGTGTTCCTGAACAATCACCGGATCGAGGAAGCCAAGGCCGCGCTCGCCGATCCCGCCCAGGCCGAAGTCCCCGTCATCACCATCGCCATGGATGCCGGCTTCCAGTCCCTCGGCCCCTTCAACCGCGCCTTCAAGGCGGTGACCGGCGTGACCCCGACGGAATATCGGCGGCTTAAAGCGAGCACGGCGTGA
- a CDS encoding pirin family protein — translation MSWQPSNDPVLGDPMSCDALDLVIVPRTRDLGDGFEVRRALPHGKRQMVGPFIFFDHFGPVQFVSGKGMDVRPHPHIGLATVTYLFDGAIMHRDSEGNVQEIAPGAMNLMTAGRGIAHSERTPDAQRASGQKMLGLQSWIALPSGSEEIAPSFQHYAAGDLPMISERDFTARVIAGSSFGIASPVAMVSPWFYTEVTAAEGASVPLDPDQEERAIYLVDGEVEIANERYEGPRLLIFRPGDRITVKALKATRMMFLGGDALEGPRHIWWNFVSSSKERIEQAKQDWKTGRFAAVPQEHEFIPLPE, via the coding sequence ATGAGCTGGCAACCCTCCAACGATCCCGTGCTCGGCGATCCCATGTCCTGCGATGCGCTCGATCTCGTCATCGTGCCTCGCACGCGCGATCTCGGCGACGGATTTGAGGTGCGGCGCGCATTGCCGCACGGCAAGCGGCAGATGGTCGGGCCGTTCATCTTCTTCGATCATTTCGGACCGGTGCAGTTCGTCTCCGGCAAGGGCATGGACGTGCGGCCGCATCCACATATCGGGCTTGCCACCGTCACCTACCTGTTCGACGGCGCGATCATGCATCGCGACAGCGAAGGCAACGTCCAGGAGATCGCGCCCGGCGCGATGAACCTCATGACCGCCGGGCGCGGCATCGCCCATTCCGAGCGCACGCCCGACGCGCAGCGCGCCTCCGGCCAGAAGATGCTGGGTTTGCAAAGCTGGATCGCGTTGCCGTCGGGATCCGAGGAGATTGCGCCGTCGTTCCAGCACTATGCGGCGGGCGATTTGCCGATGATCTCCGAGCGCGATTTTACCGCGCGGGTGATCGCGGGCTCTTCGTTCGGCATCGCCTCGCCTGTCGCGATGGTCTCGCCCTGGTTCTACACCGAGGTCACGGCGGCGGAAGGCGCGAGCGTGCCGCTCGATCCCGATCAGGAGGAACGTGCGATCTACCTGGTCGACGGCGAGGTCGAGATCGCGAACGAGCGCTACGAAGGCCCGCGGCTGCTGATCTTCCGTCCGGGCGACCGCATCACCGTGAAGGCACTGAAGGCCACCCGGATGATGTTTCTCGGCGGCGATGCACTGGAGGGCCCGCGCCACATCTGGTGGAATTTCGTCTCCTCCAGCAAGGAGCGGATCGAGCAGGCCAAGCAGGACTGGAAAACCGGCCGCTTCGCGGCAGTTCCGCAGGAACATGAGTTCATTCCGCTGCCGGAATAG
- a CDS encoding phosphoribosylaminoimidazolesuccinocarboxamide synthase, giving the protein MTTMLSSDLPLPKIGRGKVRDIYAVDDDRLLLVTTDRISAFDVVMGETIPMKGAVLTQVSAFWFNELEGVVPHHMISADTDAIIAAVPALTPHRAEILGRAMLCKRTTVFPIECVIRGYLSGSAWKEYAASGTLAGEKLKAGLVESEKLEPVIFSPATKAESGHDENITIAKMRAVVGDEVAYTLESMTRAIYTLGEELAREQGIIIADTKFEFGRDKDGRIILIDEVMTPDSSRFWAVDAYKPGQPQASFDKQPLRDYLDVERRAGRWNGDAPPPPLPASVVDATSKRYLEAYRRVTGKELKI; this is encoded by the coding sequence ATGACCACCATGCTCTCCAGCGACCTGCCCCTCCCCAAGATCGGACGCGGCAAGGTGCGCGATATCTACGCCGTCGACGACGACCGCCTGCTGCTCGTCACCACCGACCGCATCAGCGCCTTCGACGTCGTGATGGGCGAGACCATCCCGATGAAGGGCGCGGTGCTGACGCAAGTGAGTGCGTTCTGGTTCAACGAGCTCGAAGGCGTGGTGCCGCATCACATGATCAGCGCCGACACCGACGCGATCATTGCGGCCGTGCCGGCCTTGACGCCCCACCGCGCCGAGATCCTCGGCCGCGCCATGCTGTGCAAGCGCACCACCGTATTTCCGATCGAATGCGTGATCCGCGGCTACCTCTCGGGCTCGGCCTGGAAGGAATATGCCGCGAGCGGCACGCTGGCCGGCGAGAAGCTCAAGGCCGGCCTCGTCGAGAGCGAGAAGCTCGAGCCTGTCATCTTCAGCCCGGCAACCAAGGCCGAGAGCGGCCATGACGAGAACATCACCATCGCGAAGATGCGCGCGGTGGTCGGCGACGAGGTCGCCTATACGCTGGAGAGCATGACGCGCGCGATCTATACACTTGGCGAGGAGCTGGCGCGCGAGCAGGGCATCATCATCGCCGACACCAAGTTCGAGTTCGGCCGCGACAAGGACGGCCGCATCATCCTGATAGACGAAGTCATGACCCCGGATTCCTCGCGCTTCTGGGCGGTCGATGCCTACAAGCCCGGCCAGCCGCAGGCGAGCTTCGACAAGCAACCCTTACGCGATTATCTCGACGTCGAGCGCCGCGCCGGCCGCTGGAACGGCGATGCCCCACCGCCGCCACTGCCCGCCAGCGTTGTGGATGCAACCAGCAAGCGCTATCTCGAAGCTTACAGGCGCGTGACGGGGAAAGAGCTGAAGATTTAG